From the genome of Leptodactylus fuscus isolate aLepFus1 chromosome 1, aLepFus1.hap2, whole genome shotgun sequence, one region includes:
- the THNSL2 gene encoding threonine synthase-like 2 isoform X1, with product MKYTSTRGGVSDVDFEGVLFAGFAPDGGLFMPQHIPRLNKDTLVTWRSFSYKDLVKEICSLFIPPEAIPRNELNGLIDQALSRFRHKDIIPVSRLKSDVNVLEMWHGATYAFKDLAMSCVGQFLDFFLKKNNRHVNILVGTSGDTGSAAIESVRGIPNIDITVLLPHGRCTEIQERQMTTVIEDNVHVFAVDGTSDELDEPIKKLFKDSEFVKKHNLMSTNSVNWARVMVQIAHFFYGYFQCVPAQASDVLPPIEIVVPTGGAGNITAGCIAQKMGLPIQLVAVVNSNDIIHRTIEHGDFSLGNTEMTLASAMDIQEPYNMERILWLASNSDSAKIKEFMDEFNERKRFKLPEELHKQVLLAMMKSCSAKDDNILETIRRCWEENRYLLCPHSAVALFYHYQQHDSKQNLPRCCLAPASAVKFQDVVLRAGLVPEVSPEIEALIKKETRSTFLNKQDDWEEVLREKLEAIHQKRM from the exons ATGAAGTACACTAGCACCCGGGGTGGAGTTTCGGATGTGGACTTTGAAGGAGTGCTCTTTGCAGGTTTTGCTCCAGATGGAGGACTGTTTATGCCGCAGCACATACCCAGGTTGAACAAAGACACCTTGGTGACATGGAGATCTTTCTCCTACAAAGACTTAGTGAAGGAGATCTGCTCTCTGTTTATCCCACCTGAAGCTATACCCAGGAATGAGCTTAATG GACTGATAGACCAAGCCTTGAGTCGCTTTAGACACAAGGATATCATTCCAGTTTCCAGGTTGAAGAGTGATGTCAATGTCTTGGAGATGTGGCATGGAGCTACTTACGCCTTCAAGGATCTCGCTATGTCTTGTGTTGGACAGTTCTTAGACTTCTTTTTGAAGAAGaacaacagacatgtgaatatctTGGTTG GTACATCAGGGGACACAGGTAGTGCAGCTATCGAGAGTGTGCGTGGAATTCCGAACATTGACATTACTGTTCTGTTGCCACATGGGCGGTGTACAGAAATCCAAGAGCGCCAGATGACGACAGTCATTGAGGATAATGTCCACGTGTTTGCCG TGGATGGGACATCAGATGAGCTGGATGAACCCATCAAAAAGCTCTTCAAGGACAGTGAATTTGTGAAGAAGCATAACCTAATGAGCACAAACTCAGTGAACTGGGCACGAGTGATGGTCCAGATTGCCCACTTCTTCTATGGGTATTTCCAATGTGTTCCAGCACAGGCCAGTGACGTGTTACCTCCAATAGAAATAGTCGTACCAACAGGTGGAGCTGGAAACATTACTG CGGGATGTATCGCCCAGAAGATGGGTCTGCCTATCCAGCTGGTGGCTGTGGTAAATAGTAATGACATTATTCACCGAACTATAGAACATGGTGACTTCTCCTTGGGGAACACAGAGATGACATTGGCTTCTGCCATGGATATTCAG GAGCCCTACAACATGGAGCGGATACTATGGTTGGCGTCAAATTCGGACAGCGCAAAAATCAAAGAATTTATGGATGAATTTAATGAGAGGAAAAGATTCAAGTTACCTGAGGAACTGCACAAACAGGTA CTTCTGGCAATGATGAAATCGTGCTCAGCCAAAGATGACAACATCCTCGAGACCATCAGACGTTGCTGGGAGGAGAACCGATATCTGCTGTGTCCTCACTCCGCTGTTGCTCTTTTTTACCATTACCAACAACATGACAGCAAACAAAACTT GCCCAGGTGCTGCCTGGCACCGGCGTCAGCCGTTAAATTTCAGGATGTCGTTCTCCGAGCCGGCCTTGTACCAGAGGTATCACCGGAGATAGAAGCCTTGATTAAGAAGGAAACCCGCTCCACCTTCCTCAACAAGCAAGATGACTGGGAGGAAGTGTTACGGGAGAAACTGGAAGCTATTCACCAGAAGAGAATGTAA
- the THNSL2 gene encoding threonine synthase-like 2 isoform X2: MKYTSTRGGVSDVDFEGVLFAGFAPDGGLFMPQHIPRLNKDTLVTWRSFSYKDLVKEICSLFIPPEAIPRNELNGLIDQALSRFRHKDIIPVSRLKSDVNVLEMWHGATYAFKDLAMSCVGQFLDFFLKKNNRHVNILVGTSGDTGSAAIESVRGIPNIDITVLLPHGRCTEIQERQMTTVIEDNVHVFAVDGTSDELDEPIKKLFKDSEFVKKHNLMSTNSVNWARVMVQIAHFFYGYFQCVPAQASDVLPPIEIVVPTGGAGNITAGCIAQKMGLPIQLVAVVNSNDIIHRTIEHGDFSLGNTEMTLASAMDIQEPYNMERILWLASNSDSAKIKEFMDEFNERKRFKLPEELHKQLLAMMKSCSAKDDNILETIRRCWEENRYLLCPHSAVALFYHYQQHDSKQNLPRCCLAPASAVKFQDVVLRAGLVPEVSPEIEALIKKETRSTFLNKQDDWEEVLREKLEAIHQKRM; this comes from the exons ATGAAGTACACTAGCACCCGGGGTGGAGTTTCGGATGTGGACTTTGAAGGAGTGCTCTTTGCAGGTTTTGCTCCAGATGGAGGACTGTTTATGCCGCAGCACATACCCAGGTTGAACAAAGACACCTTGGTGACATGGAGATCTTTCTCCTACAAAGACTTAGTGAAGGAGATCTGCTCTCTGTTTATCCCACCTGAAGCTATACCCAGGAATGAGCTTAATG GACTGATAGACCAAGCCTTGAGTCGCTTTAGACACAAGGATATCATTCCAGTTTCCAGGTTGAAGAGTGATGTCAATGTCTTGGAGATGTGGCATGGAGCTACTTACGCCTTCAAGGATCTCGCTATGTCTTGTGTTGGACAGTTCTTAGACTTCTTTTTGAAGAAGaacaacagacatgtgaatatctTGGTTG GTACATCAGGGGACACAGGTAGTGCAGCTATCGAGAGTGTGCGTGGAATTCCGAACATTGACATTACTGTTCTGTTGCCACATGGGCGGTGTACAGAAATCCAAGAGCGCCAGATGACGACAGTCATTGAGGATAATGTCCACGTGTTTGCCG TGGATGGGACATCAGATGAGCTGGATGAACCCATCAAAAAGCTCTTCAAGGACAGTGAATTTGTGAAGAAGCATAACCTAATGAGCACAAACTCAGTGAACTGGGCACGAGTGATGGTCCAGATTGCCCACTTCTTCTATGGGTATTTCCAATGTGTTCCAGCACAGGCCAGTGACGTGTTACCTCCAATAGAAATAGTCGTACCAACAGGTGGAGCTGGAAACATTACTG CGGGATGTATCGCCCAGAAGATGGGTCTGCCTATCCAGCTGGTGGCTGTGGTAAATAGTAATGACATTATTCACCGAACTATAGAACATGGTGACTTCTCCTTGGGGAACACAGAGATGACATTGGCTTCTGCCATGGATATTCAG GAGCCCTACAACATGGAGCGGATACTATGGTTGGCGTCAAATTCGGACAGCGCAAAAATCAAAGAATTTATGGATGAATTTAATGAGAGGAAAAGATTCAAGTTACCTGAGGAACTGCACAAACAG CTTCTGGCAATGATGAAATCGTGCTCAGCCAAAGATGACAACATCCTCGAGACCATCAGACGTTGCTGGGAGGAGAACCGATATCTGCTGTGTCCTCACTCCGCTGTTGCTCTTTTTTACCATTACCAACAACATGACAGCAAACAAAACTT GCCCAGGTGCTGCCTGGCACCGGCGTCAGCCGTTAAATTTCAGGATGTCGTTCTCCGAGCCGGCCTTGTACCAGAGGTATCACCGGAGATAGAAGCCTTGATTAAGAAGGAAACCCGCTCCACCTTCCTCAACAAGCAAGATGACTGGGAGGAAGTGTTACGGGAGAAACTGGAAGCTATTCACCAGAAGAGAATGTAA